The Dehalogenimonas sp. 4OHTPN genome window below encodes:
- a CDS encoding radical SAM protein: MPSLYAFLKGQGIDVVQKDLSIESYEHFLSRRYLQSLKGRIEDRFTVLDTKASLEPGIEQQRYADLFLAKLSIESISTTVEEAKAVFHDHQYFDANTLSQARRTLEDALAVVSAAHFPSRLQLTSFSMPSFDGRFDSVEILTADGSQNPYLGYFEEQTSPWLKDQGPDLIGISINAESQLIPGLTLARLVKKALPGCHIVLGGYLVTLLASVFSSHPGFFTRYFDSLVILEGERPLLELVKRVERSETLTDVPNLIWYDGKTVRKNSPVPPDSMAELPPPDFDGLVLRKYLSPEPVLPVLASRGCYWGKCAFCSHNVSYENRYRPSVPRKVAADIDHLSRRYNVRHFSFCDEAIAPSLMSGLTRTFLESKADCRFSTNIRLEAQFDGSLCQEMYQAGFRVVYIGLESGCDRVLGLMRKGTTRELALAVCRNLVAAGIWDHLYIFLGFPGETLAEAEETISFIEQNSEVIRSFNIGHFSLTRGSAVLASPEEFGIDLPAGDATGYLAVGFDFSPRTGLNRSQAESLSRKTWDRLVLSYPTHDIMRFLSKEDLLVYLSHNESTDPGLSNLSAAIPASGDRYHGLVNESLEMTLDYTPLMADGVTRSVIHFDLPAFVRGQLSAPNVRQRRLVVFNPATRRLCQLDAVSWDILGLSNGRNTIRQISRSLTRKNGLSSWQVEAGCLRVLAALKADSFIV; this comes from the coding sequence ATGCCTTCGCTGTATGCTTTCTTGAAAGGACAGGGCATCGATGTCGTTCAAAAAGATCTGAGCATCGAATCATATGAACATTTCCTTTCCCGCCGCTATTTACAGTCATTGAAGGGTCGCATCGAAGACCGATTTACTGTTCTGGATACCAAAGCCAGTCTCGAGCCTGGAATAGAGCAGCAGCGGTATGCCGATCTTTTTCTGGCAAAATTATCTATTGAGTCCATTTCCACCACTGTCGAAGAAGCTAAAGCGGTTTTCCATGATCACCAGTATTTCGATGCCAACACCCTATCCCAAGCCCGCCGAACACTGGAAGACGCGCTGGCTGTGGTCTCGGCAGCACACTTCCCTTCCCGTCTCCAGCTGACGTCGTTTTCTATGCCGTCATTTGACGGCCGTTTCGATAGCGTTGAAATCTTGACCGCGGACGGTAGCCAGAATCCTTATTTGGGGTATTTTGAAGAACAAACTTCTCCGTGGCTGAAAGATCAGGGTCCCGACCTGATAGGTATTTCAATTAACGCCGAGTCCCAGTTGATACCTGGTCTTACTTTAGCTCGCCTGGTAAAAAAAGCTCTTCCTGGGTGCCATATTGTCCTCGGCGGCTATCTGGTGACCTTGCTGGCATCCGTGTTTAGCAGTCACCCGGGCTTTTTCACCAGGTATTTCGATTCGCTTGTCATCCTCGAAGGCGAACGTCCATTGCTTGAGTTGGTCAAGAGGGTGGAGCGTAGCGAAACCCTGACGGACGTCCCGAATCTGATTTGGTATGACGGTAAAACGGTCCGGAAGAATTCCCCTGTGCCACCCGATTCGATGGCTGAATTGCCGCCTCCGGACTTTGACGGCCTGGTTCTCCGCAAGTATTTATCGCCTGAACCGGTCCTGCCGGTTCTAGCCTCACGCGGCTGCTATTGGGGCAAGTGCGCTTTTTGCTCCCACAACGTTTCCTATGAGAACAGATACCGTCCCTCAGTACCCAGAAAGGTTGCCGCCGATATCGACCACCTGTCCCGTCGTTACAACGTCAGGCATTTCTCCTTTTGTGATGAGGCCATCGCTCCGTCTCTGATGTCGGGCCTAACCCGAACGTTTCTCGAGAGTAAGGCTGATTGCCGGTTTTCGACGAATATCCGCCTGGAAGCTCAATTCGATGGCAGCCTTTGCCAAGAGATGTACCAGGCGGGTTTTCGCGTGGTTTACATCGGTCTCGAATCCGGCTGCGACCGGGTGCTGGGCTTGATGCGGAAAGGGACTACCCGGGAACTGGCGCTGGCAGTATGCCGCAACCTGGTAGCCGCCGGCATTTGGGATCACCTCTACATCTTCCTCGGTTTTCCGGGTGAAACGCTGGCAGAAGCGGAAGAAACAATCAGTTTTATAGAGCAAAACAGTGAAGTGATTCGTTCATTCAATATCGGCCATTTTTCGCTAACACGCGGCTCTGCCGTCTTAGCATCACCGGAGGAATTCGGGATAGATTTGCCTGCGGGAGATGCTACTGGCTATCTGGCTGTCGGGTTCGATTTTTCACCTAGAACCGGCTTGAACCGAAGCCAGGCTGAATCGTTAAGCCGGAAAACCTGGGATCGCCTCGTCTTATCGTATCCCACCCATGACATCATGCGGTTTCTTTCGAAAGAGGATCTACTGGTCTACCTCTCTCACAATGAGAGTACCGACCCAGGCTTGTCTAACTTAAGCGCCGCTATTCCGGCATCCGGGGACAGATACCATGGTTTGGTCAATGAGTCTTTGGAAATGACTTTAGACTATACGCCCCTCATGGCAGACGGTGTGACCCGATCAGTCATACACTTTGACCTTCCCGCCTTTGTGCGCGGGCAATTATCTGCGCCGAACGTCCGTCAACGGCGGTTGGTAGTTTTTAATCCTGCTACCCGTCGTTTATGTCAGCTTGACGCCGTATCATGGGATATCTTGGGATTGTCAAACGGACGGAATACGATTCGCCAGATCTCTCGCTCATTGACGCGTAAGAACGGGCTTTCAAGTTGGCAGGTCGAGGCGGGCTGCCTTCGCGTCCTGGCGGCGCTTAAAGCCGACAGTTTTATCGTTTGA
- a CDS encoding reductive dehalogenase — translation MTQFHSTVSRREFMKALGLTATGAVALTAPSFNDLDELIGSQSAQFKRAWWIKNREIDEPTVELDWSQMYRSDGKWTGQDGSCQTYFMGDAERQKRSSEAAAFSTETLKNSTPGMNLRDRALSGGLYQATISFMGLQSAKTPEQMGVPKWQGSPEENSKMLRAAARFYGMGTVGFAEIDQKVKDKLVREYDKAAAHQKYVFEDVPLGYEAKDKLVFPSSVPLYDMAFLHPLSKEMFRTTPSSDIASAGNSIRYSQWSIVQTRLQQFARMLGYQIYGYTTPVCGAIPTIATNTLTGLVEGGRNNGVCISPEYGTVTGAFSVVMDIPVEPTPPVDAGIWRFCHTCHKCADACPTNSISQDNEPSWEIPQIYGKEDTTHVPGKKQFWTNGVDCWSLKATFGGCHTCMATCTFNTGAAAVHSYVKAALATTPALNSFLWKADSWWGYGLREDKESWWDLAQPTLGFDTSVTAHHKTY, via the coding sequence ATGACACAGTTTCACAGCACTGTCAGTCGCCGTGAGTTCATGAAAGCACTTGGGCTTACCGCCACAGGCGCTGTCGCTTTGACTGCTCCGAGTTTTAACGACCTTGATGAGTTGATCGGCTCTCAGTCAGCACAGTTCAAGCGCGCCTGGTGGATCAAGAACCGTGAAATTGATGAACCTACCGTAGAATTAGACTGGAGCCAAATGTACCGTTCCGACGGCAAGTGGACCGGCCAGGACGGCTCATGCCAGACCTACTTCATGGGTGACGCAGAACGGCAAAAACGTTCTTCTGAAGCAGCAGCGTTTTCTACCGAGACACTTAAAAACAGCACACCGGGGATGAACCTTCGCGACAGAGCCCTCTCCGGTGGCCTTTATCAGGCTACCATCAGTTTCATGGGTTTGCAGTCAGCTAAAACACCGGAACAAATGGGAGTACCCAAGTGGCAAGGCTCCCCGGAAGAGAACAGCAAGATGCTGCGTGCCGCCGCCCGTTTCTACGGCATGGGTACTGTCGGCTTCGCTGAAATTGACCAGAAGGTCAAGGATAAGCTCGTCCGTGAGTATGATAAGGCCGCCGCCCACCAGAAGTATGTCTTTGAGGATGTTCCGCTCGGCTACGAGGCTAAGGACAAGCTAGTCTTCCCTTCTTCAGTACCCCTATACGATATGGCGTTTCTCCATCCGCTGTCTAAGGAAATGTTCCGCACTACACCCAGTTCAGATATTGCCAGCGCCGGCAACTCCATCCGCTACAGCCAATGGTCGATTGTCCAAACGCGCTTGCAACAATTCGCCCGGATGCTGGGCTACCAGATCTACGGTTATACCACCCCGGTCTGCGGGGCTATTCCGACTATTGCTACTAATACGCTCACTGGCCTGGTTGAAGGAGGCCGTAACAATGGTGTCTGCATCAGCCCGGAGTACGGCACGGTAACCGGAGCCTTCAGCGTGGTTATGGATATTCCAGTCGAACCAACCCCGCCTGTCGACGCCGGTATCTGGCGCTTCTGCCATACCTGTCACAAATGCGCTGACGCCTGCCCGACGAATTCGATCTCACAGGATAACGAGCCTTCATGGGAAATCCCGCAGATTTACGGCAAGGAAGACACCACTCACGTTCCCGGCAAGAAACAGTTCTGGACTAACGGCGTTGATTGCTGGAGCTTGAAAGCCACCTTCGGCGGTTGTCATACCTGCATGGCTACCTGTACCTTCAATACCGGTGCGGCTGCCGTTCACAGCTATGTAAAAGCCGCTTTGGCGACCACGCCTGCGCTCAACAGCTTCCTGTGGAAGGCTGATAGCTGGTGGGGCTACGGTTTGCGTGAGGATAAGGAAAGCTGGTGGGATCTGGCTCAACCCACCCTTGGTTTCGATACATCGGTCACAGCCCACCACAAAACCTACTAG
- a CDS encoding MarR family transcriptional regulator: MFGNSETLEKIMPQKVISYTDPTLDIWARFMRTRNLLYKVFARDLRELGIKPEQLGILNILKKIEGPVTPAMISRVYRREPQTVSVNLKRLEGRGLVKLVKDLEKRNMIRVEITDAGIAIWELGRTKTAAVSQAFKVLSPDDLIQLSLIIDKLSDSAQQVLKSHS, translated from the coding sequence ATGTTCGGCAATTCGGAAACTCTAGAAAAAATTATGCCGCAAAAAGTCATTTCTTACACCGACCCGACGCTGGATATATGGGCGCGTTTCATGAGGACGCGGAATCTTCTATATAAGGTGTTCGCCCGTGATTTAAGGGAACTGGGAATCAAGCCCGAGCAACTCGGCATTCTGAATATTTTGAAGAAAATAGAAGGACCCGTTACGCCGGCGATGATTTCCAGGGTTTATAGACGCGAACCGCAAACGGTGTCGGTCAACTTGAAACGGCTGGAAGGGCGGGGATTGGTTAAACTGGTTAAAGACCTGGAGAAACGCAACATGATACGCGTGGAAATAACTGATGCTGGGATTGCGATCTGGGAACTTGGGAGAACCAAAACGGCAGCGGTGAGCCAAGCGTTTAAAGTGTTGTCACCGGACGACCTGATTCAATTAAGCTTGATCATCGATAAGCTGTCCGATTCAGCGCAACAAGTGCTGAAATCCCATTCATAA
- the hisA gene encoding 1-(5-phosphoribosyl)-5-[(5-phosphoribosylamino)methylideneamino]imidazole-4-carboxamide isomerase, whose amino-acid sequence MDIIPAIDIRGGRCVRLVQGDYNRETVYSDNPVEMALKWQSMGAPRLHVVDLDGAASGEMINMDVISQIVTAVSVPVQLGGGIRDIESIKKLLSAGIDRVIIGTAAVENPDLVKEACAKYNESVIVSLDARDGKMAVKGWQEDTDLPVLQFARQMMALGVRRFVFTDISRDGMLTEPNFTALYDLIDALRIPVIASGGIASISHLKILKLIGASGAILGKSLYAGTINLRQALYAAA is encoded by the coding sequence ATCGATATTATCCCCGCCATAGACATCCGCGGCGGCCGCTGCGTGCGGCTGGTCCAGGGCGACTACAACCGTGAAACCGTCTATTCCGACAACCCTGTTGAAATGGCATTAAAGTGGCAGTCCATGGGCGCACCGCGGCTGCACGTCGTCGACCTGGACGGCGCTGCTTCCGGTGAAATGATCAACATGGACGTCATTTCCCAGATCGTCACCGCAGTGTCGGTACCGGTCCAGCTAGGCGGCGGCATCCGCGACATCGAAAGTATCAAGAAGCTGCTTTCGGCCGGCATCGACCGGGTCATCATCGGCACCGCGGCGGTCGAAAACCCGGATCTGGTAAAGGAAGCCTGCGCCAAGTACAACGAATCCGTCATTGTCAGCCTGGATGCCCGGGACGGCAAGATGGCGGTCAAGGGCTGGCAGGAAGACACCGACCTGCCGGTGCTGCAGTTCGCCCGGCAGATGATGGCGCTGGGCGTCCGCCGCTTCGTTTTCACCGACATCTCCCGCGACGGCATGCTGACCGAACCCAACTTTACCGCCCTGTATGACCTGATCGATGCCCTCCGGATACCGGTGATCGCCTCCGGCGGCATCGCCTCGATCAGCCACCTGAAGATTTTGAAGCTTATCGGGGCTTCGGGTGCCATCCTGGGCAAGTCACTCTACGCCGGGACCATCAACCTGCGGCAGGCCCTCTACGCCGCCGCCTGA
- a CDS encoding DUF1385 domain-containing protein, whose amino-acid sequence MTQKFYYGGQAIIEGVMIRGQKSLVTAVRRPKGEILVEARPLPKIYTGRLRQLPFFRGVIVLLEAMLLGVQALMRSADVALEEETEEVSPWVMWGMVGFSLALSVAIFFLTPLFLANLLGDLLGSGFLFALVEGLIRLALFIAYLAAIGRMPDIRRVFAYHGAEHQTINAYEHRVKLEPLAVREFSTAHTRCGTAFLLAVMVIAIMIFSLLGKPALWLMVASRILLLPVIAGLSYEFTRYAAGHGGNALVQALARPGLWLQAMTTRQPELAQIEVGIAALKKALVDDHPELEAELYPAPAAVPVEVPAEPAPAAGPDALT is encoded by the coding sequence ATGACGCAAAAATTCTACTACGGCGGCCAGGCGATCATCGAGGGCGTCATGATCCGCGGCCAGAAGTCGCTGGTGACCGCCGTCCGCCGCCCCAAAGGAGAAATCCTGGTCGAAGCCAGGCCGCTGCCGAAGATTTACACCGGCAGGCTGCGCCAGCTCCCGTTTTTCCGCGGCGTTATCGTCCTGCTGGAGGCGATGCTGCTCGGTGTCCAGGCGCTGATGCGCTCAGCTGACGTCGCCCTGGAGGAAGAGACAGAAGAGGTCTCGCCCTGGGTGATGTGGGGCATGGTCGGCTTCTCGCTGGCCCTGTCGGTGGCCATCTTCTTCCTGACGCCGTTGTTTTTAGCCAATCTACTCGGCGATCTGCTCGGCTCGGGATTCCTGTTCGCGCTTGTCGAGGGGTTGATCCGCCTGGCACTGTTCATCGCATACCTGGCCGCCATAGGACGCATGCCTGATATCCGGCGCGTCTTTGCCTATCACGGTGCCGAGCATCAAACCATCAACGCTTATGAGCACCGGGTGAAGCTGGAGCCCCTGGCCGTCCGCGAATTCTCCACCGCCCACACCCGCTGCGGCACGGCTTTCCTGCTGGCGGTGATGGTTATCGCCATCATGATCTTCAGCCTGCTGGGCAAGCCGGCGTTGTGGCTAATGGTGGCCTCCCGCATCCTGCTGCTGCCGGTTATCGCCGGGCTGTCATATGAATTCACCCGCTACGCCGCCGGCCACGGCGGAAACGCCCTGGTCCAGGCCCTGGCCCGCCCTGGCTTGTGGCTTCAGGCGATGACCACCCGCCAGCCGGAACTGGCCCAGATTGAGGTCGGCATCGCCGCTTTAAAAAAGGCGCTGGTCGACGACCATCCGGAGCTGGAGGCCGAGCTGTACCCTGCGCCGGCGGCGGTCCCCGTAGAAGTCCCGGCCGAACCGGCGCCTGCCGCCGGACCTGACGCCCTGACCTAG
- the rpmE gene encoding 50S ribosomal protein L31 — protein MKEKLHPKFFPESKVTCSCGNTFLLGSTKPEIKVELCNKCHPFYTGEKRMVDTAGRVDRFKQRYGLKDK, from the coding sequence ATGAAAGAGAAATTGCACCCCAAGTTTTTCCCTGAATCCAAGGTGACCTGCTCCTGCGGCAACACCTTCCTGCTGGGCTCGACCAAGCCGGAGATCAAAGTGGAGCTTTGCAACAAGTGCCACCCGTTCTACACCGGCGAGAAGCGCATGGTGGACACCGCCGGCCGCGTAGACCGCTTCAAGCAGCGCTACGGCCTCAAGGATAAGTAA
- the rpmA gene encoding 50S ribosomal protein L27, which produces MAHKKGGGSSRNGRDSKPKMLGVKRYGGERVLAGTILVRQRGTPIKAGENVGIGRDHTLFALADGIVEFAPTANNRKMASVKTV; this is translated from the coding sequence ATGGCTCATAAAAAAGGCGGCGGTTCAAGCCGCAACGGACGAGATTCCAAACCCAAGATGCTGGGTGTCAAGCGCTACGGCGGCGAACGGGTATTGGCCGGCACCATCCTGGTGCGCCAGCGCGGCACGCCCATCAAAGCCGGCGAGAACGTTGGCATCGGCCGGGACCACACCCTTTTCGCCCTGGCTGACGGCATCGTGGAGTTCGCCCCCACGGCCAACAACCGCAAGATGGCCAGCGTCAAGACTGTCTAG
- the rplU gene encoding 50S ribosomal protein L21 produces the protein MWRCAIYAIVESGGKQYKVTEGQTLDVDHLNVEDGSTVEMDRVLFFSDGQNDMIGKPVVEGAKVVAKAEGTGMGEKVRGLRFKAKSRAHTRVGGRAVFTRLKIESIVAPK, from the coding sequence ATCTGGAGGTGCGCCATTTACGCTATAGTTGAATCCGGCGGCAAGCAGTATAAGGTAACTGAGGGTCAGACCCTCGATGTTGATCATTTGAATGTGGAAGACGGGTCTACCGTCGAGATGGATCGTGTTCTGTTCTTCTCTGATGGGCAGAATGACATGATCGGCAAACCGGTAGTTGAAGGTGCCAAGGTTGTCGCCAAGGCTGAAGGCACCGGCATGGGTGAAAAAGTCCGCGGTCTGCGCTTCAAAGCCAAGAGTCGCGCCCACACCCGCGTCGGCGGCCGCGCCGTGTTCACCCGCCTGAAGATCGAAAGCATCGTTGCCCCCAAGTAA
- a CDS encoding YbjQ family protein: MIVVTSPSIPGKTIVKTIGLVRGSTIRAKHIGKDIMAGFRGMVGGEINEYTQMMAESREEALKRMIADAEKKGANAVISMNFGTSMVMTSAAECIAYGTGVVVE, translated from the coding sequence TTGATCGTCGTAACCTCGCCATCCATCCCCGGTAAAACCATCGTCAAGACCATCGGTCTGGTCAGAGGTTCCACCATCCGTGCCAAGCATATCGGCAAGGACATTATGGCCGGCTTCCGCGGCATGGTCGGCGGAGAAATCAACGAATACACTCAGATGATGGCTGAATCCCGCGAAGAAGCGCTGAAGCGCATGATCGCCGACGCCGAAAAAAAGGGCGCCAACGCCGTCATCAGCATGAACTTCGGCACCTCTATGGTCATGACCTCAGCCGCTGAATGCATCGCTTACGGCACCGGTGTCGTCGTCGAGTAA
- a CDS encoding DUF1648 domain-containing protein, protein MKITWRSEALNLILLAAMFVISAASWSSAPDRIPVHWDITGQPDRFGGKFEGLFFLPLMAAGIYLLLLYLPRLDPKRVNYEKFGGVYRIIRTLLVVFMFGLHGVIVASAVHEVPIDVGTAVMVMVGLMLAVLGNYFGKLKPTWFVGIRTPWTLTSELSWIKTHRLGGRIFVVFGLLMALAGIVGEPWLFIGVMGAFLASIVFLMIYSYTVWKADPDRGNGPVK, encoded by the coding sequence ATGAAAATAACCTGGCGCAGCGAAGCGCTCAACCTGATACTGTTGGCCGCCATGTTCGTTATTTCGGCGGCGAGCTGGTCATCAGCGCCGGACCGTATTCCGGTTCACTGGGATATCACTGGCCAGCCGGACCGCTTCGGCGGCAAATTCGAAGGTCTGTTCTTCCTGCCGCTGATGGCCGCCGGAATCTACCTGCTGCTCCTGTATCTGCCCCGCCTTGATCCCAAACGCGTCAACTACGAGAAGTTCGGCGGCGTTTACCGCATCATTCGGACGCTCCTGGTAGTCTTCATGTTCGGCCTCCACGGCGTTATCGTAGCGTCGGCGGTACATGAGGTACCGATCGATGTCGGCACAGCGGTCATGGTCATGGTCGGCTTGATGCTGGCGGTGCTCGGCAACTACTTCGGCAAGTTGAAGCCCACCTGGTTCGTCGGCATCCGCACCCCGTGGACGCTGACCTCAGAACTGTCCTGGATTAAAACCCACCGGCTTGGCGGCAGGATTTTTGTCGTCTTCGGCCTGCTTATGGCCTTGGCTGGCATCGTCGGGGAGCCGTGGCTGTTTATCGGCGTGATGGGCGCCTTCCTGGCTTCCATCGTATTTCTGATGATCTATTCTTACACCGTCTGGAAGGCGGATCCGGACCGCGGCAACGGTCCCGTAAAATAG
- a CDS encoding autorepressor SdpR family transcription factor produces MSESVYKALADATRRRILKLLGERPMTAGEIAEKFDLAKSTLSGHFLVLKNADLIQEERRGATIVYSLNLSVVDETMAALMDLFKVGKSSSMEEPKLS; encoded by the coding sequence ATGAGCGAAAGCGTTTATAAAGCCCTGGCCGACGCCACCCGGCGCAGAATCTTAAAACTGCTTGGCGAGCGGCCGATGACCGCCGGCGAGATCGCTGAAAAATTTGACCTGGCCAAATCCACCCTTTCCGGTCATTTTTTGGTTCTAAAAAACGCTGACCTGATCCAGGAAGAGCGCCGCGGCGCCACCATCGTCTACTCGCTGAATCTTTCAGTCGTTGACGAGACCATGGCGGCGTTGATGGATCTGTTCAAGGTCGGCAAGTCTTCTTCAATGGAGGAACCCAAGCTGTCATGA
- the cysS gene encoding cysteine--tRNA ligase: MKISNTLTGRKEEFIPEGDPVKMYVCGITPQSAAHIGHAMSYINFDVIRRFLLYRDYRVKYVQNFTDVDDKIIAKAAPLGITPLELADRNIADFQADMAALNIMPADAYPRVTREIPSIIELVQGLVNKGFAYEAKGSVYFRVTKLDDYGKLSHRTLDQMQAGARIEVGEDKEHPMDFVLWKAAKPGEPSWDSPWGKGRPGWHIECSAMSRKYLGETIDIHGGGADLIFPHHENEIAQSESFTGKKPFVRYWLHNGLLQLGGEKMSKSVGNLITIKDFLSRNSADALRIFVLSSHYRSPLTFSVEVIDGAEKGAQRLAQALQAAGGGKVVAFDGEAYRKRFIETMDDDFNTPRALATLFDLARDLNRIDSEGGDASAAKTSLRELADVLGLRLVAAKTAADSGEIAETGAEIFRELDRDVPDWNGDAGKAMADVIALRAELRKAKDFANADVLRGKLESIGVSLKDTPSGTTWEYKPK, translated from the coding sequence ATGAAAATCTCGAACACTCTCACCGGCCGCAAGGAAGAATTTATTCCCGAGGGCGACCCGGTCAAGATGTATGTCTGCGGCATCACGCCGCAGTCCGCGGCCCATATCGGGCACGCCATGAGCTACATCAACTTCGACGTCATTCGGCGCTTTCTGCTGTACCGCGACTACCGGGTAAAATACGTTCAGAATTTCACCGATGTCGATGACAAGATCATTGCCAAGGCCGCGCCCCTGGGCATCACCCCGCTGGAACTGGCCGACCGCAACATCGCCGATTTCCAGGCCGATATGGCCGCTCTGAACATCATGCCCGCTGACGCTTACCCCAGAGTGACGCGTGAGATTCCGTCGATCATCGAACTGGTACAGGGCCTGGTTAACAAAGGATTTGCCTACGAGGCCAAAGGCTCGGTTTATTTCCGGGTGACCAAACTCGACGATTACGGCAAGCTTTCACACCGCACCCTGGACCAGATGCAGGCCGGCGCCCGGATCGAGGTCGGGGAGGATAAAGAACACCCCATGGACTTCGTGCTGTGGAAGGCGGCCAAGCCCGGTGAGCCGTCCTGGGATTCGCCCTGGGGCAAGGGGCGGCCCGGCTGGCACATCGAATGCTCGGCTATGAGCCGCAAGTACCTGGGCGAGACGATAGATATCCACGGCGGCGGCGCCGACCTGATCTTCCCCCACCATGAAAACGAGATTGCCCAGTCGGAAAGCTTTACCGGCAAAAAGCCCTTCGTCCGCTACTGGCTGCACAACGGTCTGCTGCAACTCGGCGGCGAGAAAATGAGTAAGTCCGTCGGTAACCTGATTACCATCAAAGATTTCCTGTCGAGGAACTCCGCCGACGCCCTGCGCATTTTTGTCCTTAGCTCGCATTACCGCAGCCCGCTGACCTTTTCGGTGGAGGTCATCGACGGCGCGGAGAAAGGCGCCCAGCGGCTGGCCCAGGCGCTCCAGGCGGCGGGCGGCGGCAAGGTTGTCGCATTCGACGGCGAGGCTTATCGCAAACGCTTCATCGAGACCATGGACGATGACTTCAACACGCCGCGGGCTCTGGCTACGCTGTTCGATTTGGCCCGCGACCTGAACCGCATTGATTCTGAGGGCGGCGACGCCTCGGCAGCTAAAACTTCGCTCCGGGAATTGGCGGATGTCCTCGGCTTGAGGTTAGTGGCTGCGAAGACCGCCGCCGATAGTGGGGAAATCGCCGAGACCGGTGCCGAGATTTTCCGGGAACTTGACCGCGATGTCCCGGACTGGAACGGCGACGCCGGGAAGGCCATGGCGGATGTTATCGCCCTGCGGGCTGAACTGCGCAAGGCTAAAGATTTCGCTAATGCCGACGTCCTCCGTGGTAAACTGGAGAGCATCGGCGTCAGCTTGAAGGACACGCCCTCAGGTACTACCTGGGAGTACAAGCCAAAATAG
- the ispF gene encoding 2-C-methyl-D-erythritol 2,4-cyclodiphosphate synthase, with protein MRTGLGYDVHRLAPGHRLVLGGVEIPWSHGLIGWSDADVLLHAVMDALLGAAGLGDIGAHFPPGDPQYKGISSLKLLERVGGMLTNNGWKVGNIDVTVVAEQPKLRGHVPAMCHNIAKTLGIDPTDVNIKASTSEELGFIGREEGMAAWASALIEK; from the coding sequence ATGCGCACCGGTCTGGGTTATGACGTCCACCGACTGGCGCCCGGCCACAGGCTTGTCCTGGGCGGCGTGGAGATTCCCTGGAGCCACGGCCTGATCGGCTGGAGCGACGCGGATGTCCTGCTCCATGCTGTCATGGACGCGCTTCTGGGCGCCGCCGGCCTGGGCGACATCGGCGCCCACTTTCCGCCTGGCGATCCCCAGTATAAAGGCATCTCCTCCTTGAAACTGCTGGAGCGCGTCGGCGGTATGCTCACGAATAATGGTTGGAAGGTTGGCAATATCGACGTCACCGTGGTCGCCGAGCAGCCCAAACTTCGCGGCCACGTACCGGCCATGTGTCACAATATCGCCAAAACCCTGGGTATCGATCCGACCGATGTGAACATTAAGGCCTCCACCTCCGAGGAGTTGGGCTTCATCGGCCGGGAAGAAGGCATGGCCGCCTGGGCATCGGCGCTGATCGAAAAATAG
- the ispD gene encoding 2-C-methyl-D-erythritol 4-phosphate cytidylyltransferase, giving the protein MFNGERVAAIIAAAGRSERMQGVDKIFTLLGNRPVLARTVYPFECHPMIDRIIIVLNAERMGEGKRLADYEKWRKVTDIVAGGERRQDSVMNALKRLEGDAKWVFIHDGARPLMRLHQIDDGIEAAAESGAAVSAVPVTDTIKLSREDGVIETTLPRERLWAVQTPQVFRYDLIRRAYEAAEDASVTDDASLVERLGAAVKIFQGTYGNIKITTPESLATAEMLWRRSGE; this is encoded by the coding sequence ATGTTCAACGGAGAAAGAGTCGCCGCAATAATCGCCGCCGCCGGCCGCAGCGAACGCATGCAGGGGGTGGACAAGATTTTCACTCTGCTTGGCAACCGCCCGGTGCTGGCGCGGACGGTATACCCTTTTGAATGCCACCCGATGATCGACCGCATCATCATCGTCCTCAACGCTGAGCGTATGGGCGAGGGCAAACGGCTGGCGGACTATGAAAAATGGCGCAAGGTCACTGACATCGTTGCCGGGGGCGAGCGACGCCAGGACTCGGTCATGAACGCGCTGAAGAGGCTCGAAGGCGATGCCAAGTGGGTCTTCATCCATGACGGCGCCCGGCCGCTGATGCGGCTGCACCAGATTGACGACGGCATTGAGGCTGCCGCCGAATCCGGCGCCGCGGTCTCCGCCGTGCCGGTGACTGACACGATCAAGCTTTCCAGAGAAGACGGCGTGATCGAAACTACTCTGCCGCGGGAGCGGCTGTGGGCTGTTCAGACGCCTCAGGTTTTCCGCTATGACCTTATCCGCCGGGCTTACGAAGCCGCCGAAGACGCTTCGGTCACCGATGACGCCTCGTTAGTGGAACGCCTGGGAGCGGCGGTTAAGATTTTCCAGGGCACTTACGGCAATATCAAGATAACCACGCCGGAAAGCCTGGCCACTGCTGAAATGCTGTGGCGCAGAAGCGGGGAATAA